The following are encoded together in the Leptospira stimsonii genome:
- a CDS encoding transporter — protein MKFNATLYPFLFALIAAIGNAFFAYGQKKSTAISAPFLFLIPTLVVCIILLTFSIFFYKPETLKEYLAQNWIYFVISGVGLYFTFVGFYLLYSRFGASYYILYAVLSILTTSIFVGVIVFSEKINLFHYLSILSALISIFLFHYGQNATK, from the coding sequence ATGAAATTCAACGCAACGCTTTATCCATTTTTATTCGCATTGATCGCCGCGATCGGTAACGCGTTCTTTGCATACGGTCAGAAAAAATCGACCGCAATTTCCGCTCCGTTTCTCTTTCTGATACCGACTCTCGTCGTCTGTATTATACTATTGACCTTCTCCATTTTCTTTTACAAACCCGAAACTTTAAAAGAATACCTTGCGCAAAATTGGATCTACTTTGTAATCAGCGGAGTAGGATTGTATTTTACATTCGTAGGATTTTATCTTCTCTACAGCCGTTTTGGAGCTTCGTATTACATTTTATACGCCGTCCTATCGATTCTCACGACCTCTATCTTTGTGGGAGTGATCGTTTTTTCGGAGAAGATCAATCTATTTCATTATCTTTCGATTCTTTCCGCGCTGATCTCAATCTTTCTTTTTCACTACGGCCAGAACGCGACGAAGTGA